The Rhodohalobacter sp. SW132 genome includes a region encoding these proteins:
- a CDS encoding DUF368 domain-containing protein translates to MNQIEEQKPHIDETKWWEAPFLIIKGFLMGSADIVPGVSGGTMALITGIYDRLIYAIKSVDQNFVKKIVTLKFAEAFTIFHWKFIFLLFTGLISAVFFFTKVVPLQVYMFTHPEIVYGLFFGLILGSVFLLIIEIAPEKRGWKNVFPLVAGALVGFWIVTLVPTDTPSTAWFVMLSGAISICAMILPGISGSYLLLILRQYDYILTQLGNLGTSETVASILNLAPFFAGALVGIVLFSRVLSWLLKNFHATTLLVLVGFLIGSLYVIWPYQDRQFEASVRSTQVMNYTDPAVQEILETEDEPRLPRYQRIARIINPEAPSDDQRRVEVETVSKKLLSSSPFIPERGQEDVNVRGGIIGITLGILMIWVISYLRKS, encoded by the coding sequence TTGAATCAAATAGAAGAACAGAAACCACATATTGATGAGACCAAGTGGTGGGAGGCCCCTTTTCTGATTATTAAGGGATTTTTGATGGGGTCTGCCGATATCGTACCGGGAGTAAGCGGGGGTACTATGGCACTCATCACAGGAATCTACGATCGCTTGATCTACGCTATTAAAAGTGTAGATCAGAATTTTGTGAAAAAAATTGTCACACTGAAATTTGCTGAAGCGTTTACCATTTTTCACTGGAAATTTATCTTTTTGCTATTCACAGGGCTGATCAGCGCAGTATTTTTCTTCACAAAAGTAGTGCCGCTTCAGGTCTACATGTTCACCCACCCGGAAATTGTGTACGGTCTCTTTTTCGGTTTGATATTAGGGTCCGTATTTCTGCTGATCATCGAAATTGCACCGGAAAAACGGGGCTGGAAAAATGTTTTTCCCCTTGTAGCCGGAGCTCTCGTTGGATTCTGGATTGTGACCCTGGTACCAACCGATACCCCAAGCACGGCCTGGTTTGTAATGCTTAGCGGCGCAATATCTATCTGTGCGATGATCCTGCCCGGGATTTCCGGGTCTTACCTGCTGCTTATCCTGCGGCAATACGACTATATTTTAACACAACTTGGTAATCTTGGTACGTCAGAAACAGTAGCATCTATTCTGAACCTGGCTCCATTTTTTGCAGGTGCATTAGTTGGCATTGTTCTTTTTTCAAGGGTTTTATCGTGGCTGCTGAAGAATTTTCACGCAACAACGTTACTTGTTTTAGTCGGGTTTTTAATCGGTTCGCTCTATGTGATCTGGCCCTACCAGGACCGGCAGTTTGAAGCCTCCGTTCGATCTACCCAGGTTATGAATTACACGGATCCAGCCGTGCAGGAAATTCTTGAAACTGAAGATGAACCGAGACTGCCGCGTTATCAGCGAATAGCAAGAATCATAAATCCGGAAGCACCATCCGATGATCAACGCCGCGTGGAAGTTGAAACGGTGTCAAAAAAACTGCTTTCATCATCGCCATTCATACCCGAACGAGGCCAGGAGGATGTGAATGTAAGAGGCGGTATCATTGGTATTACCCTTGGAATTTTGATGATCTGGGTTATCTCATATCTCCGAAAATCTTAG
- a CDS encoding MFS transporter, with product MKKKLIYSALFVLTLVYINSFFTRQIVAVLGVDIREAFQLGNLQVGFLYGTAFSVIYAVAGIPMGRLADRISRRWMIAAGLLVWSVMTALSGFATSFSFLVTARILVGLSQATLSPAVYSLLADMFPPEKRATIFSLYASGIFMGIGLSFLAGGTIAAAYDWQIALIAVGIPGLVLVPFVLWIVPEPDRQIVRHTPSQVMVQDIKRLISKKTVQYHLIGFSMLACTGYTVLAFAGTIFNDVFQRPDLTPQYGWFLFGVSLTVILSGRVADKIAKKDPSRRFLLGTVAALGGLPFYAWGLFHSEAQMAYWMLGIGVLFSSSYNGVGAALMQFLVPSEQRALAGGVYLFVISIVGFGLGPPFAGWLMDSVFTGPYGASQSLFSVMMVCSIGSTIAFWRAMHHYRRDAID from the coding sequence ATGAAAAAAAAGCTCATCTACAGCGCGCTTTTCGTGCTGACACTGGTTTATATTAACAGTTTTTTTACCCGGCAAATTGTGGCTGTCCTGGGAGTGGATATCCGCGAGGCGTTTCAGCTTGGAAACCTGCAGGTTGGATTTCTGTATGGCACGGCATTTTCCGTGATTTATGCTGTTGCCGGTATTCCGATGGGGCGTTTGGCTGACCGAATTTCACGGCGATGGATGATTGCCGCGGGCTTGCTGGTTTGGAGTGTGATGACCGCTTTAAGCGGGTTTGCCACCTCGTTCTCTTTTTTAGTGACTGCACGTATTTTGGTAGGCCTAAGTCAGGCAACACTAAGCCCGGCCGTTTATTCTCTATTGGCCGATATGTTTCCGCCTGAAAAACGGGCAACGATATTCTCTTTATATGCGAGCGGAATTTTTATGGGGATTGGGCTCTCATTTCTTGCCGGTGGAACAATCGCGGCCGCATATGACTGGCAGATCGCGTTGATAGCTGTAGGCATTCCCGGGCTTGTTTTGGTACCATTTGTGCTTTGGATTGTACCGGAACCCGACCGGCAAATTGTGCGTCACACTCCCAGTCAGGTGATGGTACAGGATATCAAGAGATTGATTTCAAAAAAAACCGTTCAATATCACCTGATTGGTTTTTCAATGCTTGCCTGTACCGGGTATACGGTTCTGGCATTTGCCGGCACAATATTTAACGACGTATTTCAGCGGCCGGACCTTACGCCGCAATACGGCTGGTTTCTGTTTGGTGTATCCCTTACGGTGATTCTATCCGGCAGAGTGGCCGATAAAATTGCCAAAAAAGATCCCTCGAGACGATTTCTTCTCGGTACTGTTGCAGCACTTGGCGGGTTGCCGTTTTATGCCTGGGGGCTTTTTCATTCAGAAGCCCAAATGGCCTACTGGATGTTGGGAATCGGCGTTCTGTTTTCTTCATCCTACAATGGCGTTGGAGCTGCGCTGATGCAGTTTCTTGTGCCCTCTGAACAGCGTGCTCTCGCCGGAGGAGTTTACCTGTTTGTGATCAGTATTGTTGGATTTGGTCTCGGTCCCCCGTTTGCCGGATGGCTGATGGATTCGGTTTTTACCGGCCCTTACGGCGCATCTCAATCACTTTTTTCGGTAATGATGGTTTGCAGCATCGGAAGTACGATTGCCTTCTGGCGTGCCATGCATCATTATCGCCGGGATGCCATAGATTAA
- the nth gene encoding endonuclease III, which produces MAKSKLPRKTKEQVSRAEELLEELYEHYPNPHCELNHRNPFELLIATILSAQCTDVRVNKVTPALFEAYPTPETMAEAPLEDLEELVRTTGFYRNKAKSLKESSQTIVEDFDGEVPQTMKELLTLRGAARKTANVVLGNAFNKNLGVVVDTHVKRLSNRFGLTREKKNTNKIEKHLMALFPRESWTDLSHLLIHHGRNACKARISEPPDHPICIKYGKKCECWKMRGQKS; this is translated from the coding sequence ATGGCGAAATCGAAACTTCCCCGGAAGACAAAAGAACAGGTCAGCCGGGCAGAAGAACTGCTTGAAGAACTTTACGAACACTACCCCAATCCACATTGCGAACTGAATCACAGAAATCCATTTGAGCTGCTGATCGCTACGATATTGAGCGCGCAGTGTACGGATGTTCGGGTCAACAAAGTTACACCGGCCCTGTTTGAAGCGTATCCCACACCCGAAACCATGGCTGAAGCACCACTCGAAGATCTTGAAGAACTGGTACGAACAACCGGGTTTTATCGAAATAAAGCAAAATCACTCAAAGAATCTTCCCAAACCATTGTGGAAGATTTTGACGGAGAAGTACCTCAAACCATGAAAGAGCTTCTGACCCTGCGGGGTGCCGCTCGCAAAACCGCGAATGTGGTACTCGGAAACGCATTCAACAAAAACTTGGGTGTAGTCGTTGATACCCACGTCAAACGGCTGTCTAACCGGTTTGGGCTTACACGTGAGAAAAAGAATACAAATAAGATTGAAAAACACCTGATGGCACTTTTCCCCAGGGAAAGCTGGACCGATCTTTCCCATCTGTTGATTCACCACGGCCGAAATGCGTGTAAAGCGCGTATCAGTGAGCCGCCGGATCATCCGATCTGTATCAAGTATGGAAAAAAATGTGAATGCTGGAAAATGAGAGGACAGAAATCGTGA
- a CDS encoding CIA30 family protein codes for MIITDFSNFARQQWVIVNDGIMGGESSSRFQINFDGNGVFLGNISLANNGGFASVKNQEPISLKGYRTIELKVKGDGKRYSFRFQTGTETNPDKWWYEYRFDTKADEWMTVQLPIAEFEPTYRGQTPKNVPEPDLSAIVRYGFLISDGQSGNFRLETDIISAIS; via the coding sequence ATGATCATTACAGACTTCTCAAACTTTGCCCGGCAACAGTGGGTCATTGTAAATGATGGCATTATGGGTGGTGAATCATCCAGTCGCTTTCAGATCAATTTTGATGGCAACGGAGTATTTCTCGGAAACATTTCATTGGCGAATAACGGGGGATTTGCATCAGTAAAAAACCAGGAACCGATCAGCCTGAAAGGATATCGAACGATAGAGCTGAAGGTGAAAGGAGATGGAAAACGGTATAGTTTTCGTTTCCAAACCGGCACAGAAACCAACCCCGATAAGTGGTGGTATGAGTACAGGTTCGATACGAAAGCAGACGAATGGATGACCGTACAGCTACCCATTGCTGAGTTTGAGCCAACTTACAGAGGACAAACACCGAAAAATGTTCCTGAACCAGACTTGTCAGCAATTGTAAGATACGGCTTTTTGATAAGTGACGGACAGAGCGGAAATTTCAGACTCGAAACAGACATCATTTCTGCAATTTCGTGA
- a CDS encoding polyprenol monophosphomannose synthase codes for MRSAIVIIPTYNEAHNIAKVIRRVLDLEREVHLLIVDDGSPDGTANIVKEQQNQYPKHIHLIEREGKLGLGTAYVAGFRYALENGYEYICEMDADFSHNPDDLPRLIDPVESGEADVAIGSRYSKGISIVNWPLSRLILSFAANLYARSITGLPVKDTTAGFKCIHRKVLESIDLKKIKSNGYAFQIEIHYRAWKAGFRLKEVSIIFREREEGVSKMSKSIVREAIWRVWALKIQSVTGRL; via the coding sequence ATGCGCAGTGCAATCGTAATTATACCGACCTATAACGAAGCCCACAACATCGCAAAGGTGATTCGCCGGGTATTGGATCTGGAACGTGAAGTTCATCTGCTGATTGTAGATGATGGGTCACCTGACGGCACGGCGAATATTGTGAAAGAGCAGCAGAATCAATATCCGAAACATATTCACCTGATTGAGAGAGAAGGTAAACTCGGTCTGGGAACGGCTTATGTTGCCGGATTCCGGTATGCGCTTGAAAATGGATACGAATATATCTGTGAGATGGATGCTGACTTTTCCCACAACCCGGATGATCTGCCAAGGCTGATTGACCCGGTTGAATCGGGAGAGGCGGACGTTGCAATCGGGTCGCGATATTCAAAGGGAATCAGTATCGTTAACTGGCCGCTCAGCCGGTTAATCCTCTCATTTGCTGCAAATCTATACGCGAGATCAATCACCGGACTCCCGGTGAAGGATACTACAGCAGGCTTTAAGTGTATTCACCGGAAAGTGCTCGAAAGTATTGACCTGAAGAAAATTAAATCCAACGGTTACGCTTTTCAGATTGAGATTCACTACCGTGCATGGAAGGCGGGTTTCAGGCTCAAAGAAGTTTCGATTATTTTCAGGGAGAGGGAAGAAGGGGTTTCAAAAATGTCCAAATCTATTGTTCGGGAAGCGATCTGGAGAGTTTGGGCGCTGAAAATTCAAAGCGTGACGGGCAGACTGTAA
- a CDS encoding SDR family NAD(P)-dependent oxidoreductase, translating to MRMKEKVAVITGGAGGIGLETARMFLKEGAEGILLTDLDDARLKDAAKQLESDRVAYFAADVSKNSDVEAYSKKAIERFGRIDVLFLNAGIEGVVKPLTEYPEDVYDKVMAVNAKSVWLGMKHVFPHMKENGGGSVIITSSVAGMQGTPNVMAYVTSKHAVIGSMKVGALEGAEHNIRVNSIHPSPVDNRMMRSLEEGFSPGGAEEAKKGFEAMIPLGRYAKNDEIASLALFLASDESKFITGATYAIDGGLTT from the coding sequence ATGAGAATGAAAGAAAAAGTTGCCGTAATCACAGGCGGTGCTGGCGGGATTGGACTTGAAACTGCCCGCATGTTTTTAAAAGAAGGAGCCGAAGGAATATTACTTACAGACCTGGACGATGCGCGCCTGAAGGATGCAGCAAAGCAGCTTGAATCGGATCGGGTGGCTTATTTTGCCGCAGATGTATCAAAAAACAGTGATGTTGAAGCGTACTCCAAAAAAGCGATTGAGAGGTTTGGCCGGATTGATGTTTTGTTTCTGAATGCCGGAATTGAGGGAGTGGTAAAACCCCTGACGGAATATCCCGAAGATGTGTACGACAAAGTAATGGCGGTGAATGCGAAAAGTGTTTGGCTCGGGATGAAACACGTTTTTCCGCATATGAAAGAGAATGGAGGAGGGAGCGTGATCATCACTTCATCGGTTGCAGGAATGCAGGGCACTCCTAATGTAATGGCGTATGTAACCAGCAAACATGCGGTAATCGGGTCGATGAAGGTAGGAGCACTGGAAGGCGCTGAGCACAACATCCGGGTGAATAGTATACATCCATCACCGGTAGATAACAGAATGATGCGATCCCTGGAGGAAGGTTTTTCCCCCGGCGGAGCTGAGGAGGCAAAAAAAGGATTTGAAGCGATGATCCCGCTCGGCCGGTATGCTAAAAATGATGAAATCGCCTCACTAGCACTTTTTCTTGCATCAGATGAAAGTAAATTCATCACAGGTGCAACATATGCAATAGATGGCGGGCTTACCACGTAG
- a CDS encoding M48 family metallopeptidase, translating into MNRKRKFNISIDGIPVAVTRKKVKHLRIVAYPSSGRVRISSPMHVPDREIINFASERSNWIRKHLSNPDTELVDKEPEFRNGSTHFIWGDPYFLKVEEGANRTMVRLGEDKSIRMYLKNGYGPEIREPVMREWYRRSIKQKIPPLIKKWEPVMNVSVRDWGVKKMKTRWGTCNTQAGRIWLNLELAKRSPEFLEYIVVHEMTHLLERPHSRRFYQLMDRFLPGWRETDKRLGGRHWKRY; encoded by the coding sequence ATGAATCGAAAGCGGAAGTTTAACATCAGCATTGACGGAATCCCGGTTGCCGTAACCCGGAAAAAAGTGAAGCACCTGAGGATTGTTGCCTATCCTTCGAGCGGCAGGGTACGGATTTCCAGCCCGATGCATGTACCGGACCGGGAGATCATTAACTTCGCGAGTGAACGCAGCAACTGGATCAGAAAGCACCTTTCTAATCCCGATACTGAGCTTGTGGATAAAGAACCAGAATTTAGAAATGGATCGACGCACTTTATCTGGGGTGATCCGTATTTTCTTAAAGTTGAGGAGGGGGCGAATCGCACAATGGTGCGGTTGGGTGAGGATAAATCAATCAGAATGTATCTGAAAAACGGATATGGCCCGGAGATTCGGGAGCCGGTGATGAGAGAGTGGTATCGCAGAAGTATCAAGCAAAAAATTCCGCCCCTGATTAAAAAATGGGAACCGGTAATGAACGTATCCGTTCGCGACTGGGGTGTTAAAAAAATGAAAACCCGGTGGGGAACCTGTAATACTCAGGCGGGACGCATTTGGCTTAACCTGGAGCTTGCAAAACGCAGCCCGGAGTTTCTGGAGTATATCGTGGTACATGAAATGACTCACCTGCTAGAGAGGCCGCACAGTCGCCGTTTTTACCAGTTGATGGATCGTTTTCTCCCCGGATGGCGGGAAACGGACAAACGGCTCGGAGGAAGGCACTGGAAGCGATACTGA
- a CDS encoding TraR/DksA C4-type zinc finger protein, with protein MNTVAELPKNSLTSSLSFEELQVFKNLILKKIADGEDEINFLLDSIHEMRENNSSDLTSSQHHVADIGSLEAAMQVNMRLLERTQKFIRGLKAALKRIENGTYGVCKVTGKMIARERLMAAPHTQHSMEAKLMRNKRLNIG; from the coding sequence ATGAACACAGTAGCAGAACTTCCCAAAAACTCCTTAACATCATCACTTTCATTTGAAGAACTTCAGGTTTTCAAAAATCTGATTCTTAAAAAAATTGCTGACGGAGAAGATGAAATTAATTTCCTTTTGGATAGCATCCATGAAATGAGAGAGAACAATAGTTCGGATCTGACCTCCAGTCAACATCATGTTGCCGATATCGGGTCACTCGAAGCAGCCATGCAGGTAAATATGCGGCTGCTTGAACGAACTCAAAAATTTATCAGGGGACTCAAAGCGGCTCTGAAGCGGATCGAAAACGGTACCTATGGAGTATGCAAGGTTACCGGCAAAATGATCGCCAGAGAACGCCTGATGGCCGCACCCCATACGCAGCACAGTATGGAAGCAAAACTCATGAGAAATAAACGACTAAACATTGGATAG
- a CDS encoding sugar transferase has product MPALNRNRETLFTALLDGLVLCMSWYIFTVLNPDLTINIADRENVSLVVLGAIHTGYWLLIFSFMGLYKKLYLISRFDEFLKVAKATVIGTLILYFYATFDGNLHIVDAFSSVTSYALLVGGVITVNRFVVRSIQRFYAMRGKGLHRALIIGTGKNALSAFDDLTRNKALGMQVVGFVNVPNGRNGQMIHVDKEEIMGDLEEIDELINRMEIQDLIVALEPEKRDDLIKILSRVNNPDITLKLLPDFYQLVSGLNKTNQIFGLPLIEISPDLMPFWEKAVKRIMDLSISLSVLILMLPAIAVISVVIKRDSPGPAIYSQKRVGKKGKIFTMYKFRTMRNDAEAETGPTWAAENDPRVTKIGAWLRKTRLDEIPQFYNVLKGEMSLVGPRPERPYFVEQFKNEIPMYTRRLRVRPGITGWAQVKWKYDSSLDDVKEKTKYDLFYVENMSLRMDFKILINTVFSMVRAKGQ; this is encoded by the coding sequence AATGTTTCACTGGTTGTTCTTGGAGCGATTCACACCGGGTATTGGCTGCTGATATTCTCATTTATGGGGCTCTATAAAAAATTATACCTGATATCCCGGTTTGATGAGTTTCTGAAAGTAGCCAAAGCAACGGTAATCGGAACCCTCATTTTGTATTTTTATGCAACATTTGATGGAAATTTGCACATCGTTGATGCTTTTTCAAGTGTAACATCCTACGCACTGCTTGTTGGGGGAGTGATTACTGTGAACCGGTTTGTTGTTCGCAGTATTCAGCGGTTTTATGCGATGCGCGGAAAGGGGTTGCACCGGGCTTTGATAATCGGAACCGGAAAGAATGCACTTTCTGCTTTTGATGATCTCACAAGAAATAAAGCGCTGGGTATGCAGGTCGTTGGATTTGTGAACGTTCCAAATGGGAGGAACGGTCAGATGATTCATGTAGACAAAGAAGAAATTATGGGGGATCTTGAAGAGATTGATGAACTTATCAACCGGATGGAAATTCAGGATCTGATTGTAGCTCTTGAACCCGAAAAAAGGGATGATCTCATCAAAATACTCAGCCGTGTGAATAATCCGGATATAACGCTGAAGCTCCTCCCCGACTTTTATCAGCTGGTTAGTGGTTTGAATAAAACCAACCAGATTTTTGGTCTGCCACTGATCGAAATCTCACCCGACCTGATGCCGTTTTGGGAAAAGGCTGTCAAGCGGATTATGGATTTATCGATCTCACTATCTGTTTTGATTTTGATGCTTCCCGCTATAGCTGTTATCTCTGTTGTGATTAAACGAGATTCACCTGGCCCGGCTATCTACAGCCAAAAACGTGTGGGCAAAAAAGGGAAGATTTTTACCATGTATAAATTCAGGACTATGCGGAATGATGCAGAAGCCGAAACCGGGCCGACCTGGGCTGCAGAAAACGATCCGCGGGTAACAAAAATTGGAGCCTGGCTTCGGAAAACACGCCTGGATGAAATTCCACAGTTTTACAACGTTCTGAAAGGAGAAATGAGCCTGGTTGGGCCACGCCCCGAACGCCCCTATTTTGTGGAACAATTCAAAAATGAGATTCCAATGTATACCCGAAGACTGAGAGTTCGGCCTGGCATTACCGGGTGGGCGCAGGTAAAATGGAAGTACGACAGCTCCCTGGACGATGTGAAAGAAAAAACTAAATATGACCTGTTTTACGTAGAAAACATGTCGCTTCGGATGGATTTTAAAATCTTGATTAACACCGTTTTTTCGATGGTAAGAGCCAAAGGCCAGTAA
- a CDS encoding universal stress protein: MIRFNKILVPTDFSKGAESAYAAAQKLADTFGGTIDFIHVVPTIKYLAESAKRLGTPIDINEDVYPKVFEEAEHQLEKAMDQYLKEESRGEVKVIIDRKPSDTIAKFASSHNYDLVVMGAKGRDNTSMMRGSTTEKVIRKSKVPVFSIEGRLNEHEIKNIVMPTDGSNLSFTAFPMAVALADTFNAKLTLYQVLELYGNSVLGNLPNPGKDELVAVYEEVIRRLNKFLTDQGIESIHIQQSGVVFEDTVVITEGEDSRQIPLEMKVEKGVSAHYEIETYTSENADLVVMATHGHSGFAHLILGSTAEKVAQYVKKPVITVRPDKKLFK; encoded by the coding sequence ATGATTCGGTTTAACAAAATTCTGGTTCCAACAGACTTTTCTAAAGGGGCAGAGAGCGCATATGCCGCAGCTCAAAAATTAGCGGATACATTTGGCGGAACGATCGATTTTATACACGTGGTGCCAACCATCAAATACCTGGCAGAGAGCGCAAAACGTTTAGGAACTCCAATCGATATTAATGAGGATGTATACCCGAAAGTATTTGAAGAGGCCGAACATCAGCTCGAAAAAGCGATGGATCAATACCTGAAGGAGGAATCGAGAGGTGAGGTAAAGGTAATTATCGATCGAAAACCATCGGATACCATTGCGAAATTTGCTTCATCACATAATTATGATCTTGTGGTGATGGGCGCTAAAGGGCGGGACAATACCAGTATGATGCGCGGAAGTACAACAGAAAAAGTGATTCGCAAATCGAAAGTACCCGTATTTTCAATTGAAGGCCGGCTGAATGAGCATGAAATAAAAAATATCGTGATGCCAACAGACGGATCAAACTTGTCATTTACAGCATTTCCGATGGCTGTAGCATTAGCTGACACCTTTAACGCCAAACTGACTCTCTACCAGGTTCTTGAGCTTTATGGCAATTCTGTACTCGGTAATCTGCCAAATCCCGGAAAAGATGAACTTGTGGCGGTATATGAAGAAGTGATCCGAAGGCTGAATAAATTTTTGACGGACCAGGGTATAGAATCCATCCACATTCAGCAGTCCGGAGTTGTATTCGAAGATACCGTTGTGATTACCGAGGGTGAAGACAGCCGGCAGATACCGCTCGAAATGAAAGTTGAGAAAGGAGTGTCGGCACACTATGAGATTGAAACATACACATCAGAAAACGCAGATCTCGTTGTGATGGCTACACATGGTCACAGCGGGTTTGCTCATCTCATCCTTGGGTCCACGGCTGAAAAAGTGGCTCAATATGTAAAAAAACCGGTGATTACGGTCAGACCAGATAAGAAATTGTTCAAATGA
- a CDS encoding serine hydrolase produces the protein MKLLKQSYKIAGRFFLSVMVITSSIMVSCTPDNRGQSFPEDEIRERIDAFQGDAGLYVYHLDSGFEFTIHPDTVFPTASTVKIPIMIGLFDKIERGEIEYTQVFQYSDEHADPWGDDIINQLPEGTGVELNRLIHLMMSTSNNTASLWNQYIAGTGTEINNLMDQKGFSDTKVNSRTPGREQIWEEYGWGHSTPRELARLLLNIYKGEMISPGASEKMYRIMGRNFWDGEALSQIPPYVNVASKNGSVARSKSEVLLVNAPSGDYLFALMTKNQEDRGSEYDNEGFVLLREISAILYNHFEPEDHWTPEIGTARNH, from the coding sequence ATGAAACTACTGAAACAATCTTATAAAATTGCCGGGCGTTTTTTTCTCAGTGTGATGGTGATTACTTCTTCCATAATGGTTTCCTGCACTCCGGATAACCGGGGTCAATCCTTTCCGGAAGATGAAATTCGTGAACGGATTGATGCATTTCAAGGCGATGCTGGACTTTACGTGTATCACCTCGATTCAGGCTTTGAATTTACAATTCATCCCGATACGGTATTCCCAACTGCGAGTACGGTAAAGATTCCGATAATGATCGGTCTGTTTGACAAAATTGAACGCGGAGAAATTGAATATACCCAGGTATTTCAATACAGCGATGAGCATGCAGATCCGTGGGGTGATGATATCATCAACCAGCTGCCAGAAGGAACCGGCGTTGAGCTGAACCGGCTGATTCATCTTATGATGAGTACATCAAATAATACGGCCAGTTTGTGGAATCAGTATATAGCAGGAACCGGAACTGAAATCAATAATCTGATGGATCAGAAAGGGTTTTCTGATACGAAGGTGAATTCACGCACACCCGGCCGCGAACAGATCTGGGAAGAGTATGGCTGGGGGCACAGCACTCCGCGCGAACTGGCAAGGTTGCTTCTCAATATCTATAAAGGAGAGATGATCAGTCCTGGAGCATCGGAGAAAATGTACCGGATTATGGGCCGGAATTTTTGGGATGGAGAGGCATTATCACAAATTCCGCCCTACGTGAATGTGGCCTCGAAAAATGGATCTGTTGCGAGGTCTAAATCTGAAGTGTTGTTGGTAAATGCTCCATCCGGTGATTACCTGTTTGCATTAATGACCAAAAACCAGGAAGATCGCGGCAGTGAATACGACAATGAAGGTTTTGTACTGTTGCGCGAAATCTCAGCGATATTATACAACCACTTTGAACCGGAAGATCATTGGACGCCTGAAATCGGCACGGCGCGAAACCATTAA
- the amrB gene encoding AmmeMemoRadiSam system protein B, translating to MNNKLFNSLSAPIPPVRRDIQIIPVSDDGRDLLIFYDPIKIAESGFALDSSVEPILSLIDGQKSITQMQPFFRNGISPDKLLEFVQMLDNQKLLESPYFQHYSGWIEEQFENSDIRQPALVQTSYPAEIAELKAFMDSLMDEAGSSHADNPVKEAKALYAPHIDLRVGSKQYAEAFSALKSLRPKRVVILATSHYSGYHPEIYDGNPFIGSRKDYLLPGTRFETDLAYIEKLEETAKSAGFTLHDRAHRIEHSIETHLLFIHHIWQHDFKIVPILVGGLDELFYKEDGDLGQKVSAFTETLQQADDEDTFYLISGDLSHVGRKFGDQVQASIMRPDVEEFDESFLSAAVQGDNQIMLQTVAEEFDAYRVCGFPPLYTFLKAFPGLNGKKINYNWWDETERESAVSFGSVIY from the coding sequence GTGAACAATAAACTTTTTAACTCTCTTTCTGCGCCAATCCCGCCGGTCAGGCGTGATATTCAGATCATTCCGGTTTCGGACGATGGCCGTGATCTCCTGATTTTTTACGATCCCATAAAAATTGCGGAGTCCGGCTTCGCGCTCGACAGCTCTGTTGAGCCGATACTTTCTCTGATAGACGGACAAAAATCGATCACTCAAATGCAGCCTTTTTTCCGGAACGGGATTTCACCTGATAAGCTTCTCGAATTCGTACAGATGCTGGATAATCAAAAACTTCTGGAGAGCCCTTATTTTCAGCACTATTCAGGATGGATAGAAGAGCAGTTTGAAAATTCTGATATTCGCCAGCCTGCACTCGTACAAACCAGTTATCCGGCTGAAATCGCTGAGCTGAAAGCATTTATGGACTCTTTGATGGATGAGGCAGGATCATCCCATGCAGATAATCCGGTTAAGGAAGCAAAAGCACTTTATGCGCCGCATATTGATCTGAGAGTGGGATCAAAACAGTACGCTGAAGCTTTCTCTGCTTTGAAAAGTCTGAGACCCAAGCGAGTTGTGATCCTGGCCACTTCACACTATAGTGGTTATCATCCCGAAATTTATGATGGAAATCCGTTCATCGGTTCAAGAAAAGATTACCTGCTTCCGGGTACAAGATTTGAGACCGATCTTGCGTACATCGAAAAACTTGAGGAGACAGCAAAGTCGGCAGGATTCACACTGCATGACCGTGCTCACAGAATCGAACACAGTATCGAAACCCATCTGCTGTTTATTCATCACATCTGGCAGCACGATTTCAAAATTGTGCCTATCCTGGTTGGCGGTCTGGACGAACTATTCTACAAAGAAGATGGTGATCTTGGCCAAAAAGTAAGCGCGTTCACGGAGACGCTACAGCAGGCTGATGATGAGGATACATTTTATCTCATTAGCGGGGATTTATCCCACGTTGGCAGAAAGTTCGGAGACCAGGTCCAGGCCTCCATTATGCGACCCGATGTTGAAGAGTTTGATGAATCATTCCTTTCAGCCGCCGTTCAGGGAGATAATCAAATCATGCTGCAGACCGTTGCTGAAGAGTTTGATGCGTACAGAGTTTGCGGTTTCCCTCCGCTATATACGTTTCTGAAAGCATTTCCCGGCTTGAACGGAAAAAAAATAAACTACAATTGGTGGGATGAGACAGAGCGGGAAAGTGCCGTATCGTTTGGATCTGTGATCTACTGA